From Brienomyrus brachyistius isolate T26 chromosome 18, BBRACH_0.4, whole genome shotgun sequence, one genomic window encodes:
- the LOC125712859 gene encoding olfactory receptor 4E1-like isoform X4, with product METSTVAYITLKALNESRTNKYVIFAFSLQGYIFTLFLNLTIIITILLEKDLHQPMYIFLCNLCINGLYGTVGFYPKFLSDLLSDTYLISYSGCLLQTFVIFSYALCEFTNLTVMAIDRYVAICRPLHYSTVMTPVTICKLLIFIWILPSCTVLCSIILNITLPYCRLYVSTLYCKITVSTCKQDSVTFVFNGTLGSIYLLMATFVIYSYGKILFACRKSKENQAKFMQTCLPHLISCINYILITFLNGFNFDFSGKNIPEWFSSFMSVAFLVNPPIINPIIYGINLRSIRRKTCKCCKRRRVLECSFTF from the coding sequence atgGAAACATCCACTGTTGCTTATATTACCCTTAAGGCACTGAATGAATCCAGAACAAACAAATACGTGATATTTGCCTTTTCTCTTCAAGGTTATATTTTCACTCTCTTCCTGAATCTGACTATAATTATTACGATCTTGCTGGAGAAGGACCTACATCAGCCGATGTACATTTTCCTCTGTAACTTGTGTATAAATGGGTTGTACGGCACTGTGGGATTTTACCCTAAATTTCTGTCTGACTTACTCTCTGACACTTATTTGATTTCCTACAGTGGATGTTTACTTCAGACCTTTGTCATCTTCTCATATGCATTATGTGAATTTACCAATTTAACAGTGATGGCAATTGACAGGTATGTAGCAATATGCAGGCCTTTGCATTACAGTACTGTAATGACACCTGTTACTATATGCAAGCTGTTGATTTTTATTTGGATACTTCCATCCTGCACAGTTCTGTGTTCCATTATCCTGAATATTACTCTCCCCTATTGTAGACTGTATGTCAGCACTCTGTATTGTAAAATAACTGTTTCAACCTGCAAACAGGATAGTGTGACATTTGTGTTCAATGGAACATTAGGAAGTATATATTTACTAATGGCCACATTTGTCATCTACTCCTATGGTAAAATCCTTTTTGCCTGCAGGAAATCGAAAGAAAACCAGGCTAAATTCATGCAAACTTGTCTTCCCCATTTAATAAGTTGCATTAACTATATTCTCATTACCTTCCTTAATGGATTTAACTTTGATTTTAGTGGTAAAAACATTCCAGAGTGGTTTAGCAGCTTTATGTCTGTGGCATTTTTAGTCAATCCTCCTATTATTAATCCCATTATTTATGGCATCAACCTGAGATCTATACGCAGAAAAACCTGTAAATGCTGTAAGAGACGGCGGGTTTTGGAGTGTAGCTTCACATTTTGA